In a single window of the Gossypium hirsutum isolate 1008001.06 chromosome A13, Gossypium_hirsutum_v2.1, whole genome shotgun sequence genome:
- the LOC107893321 gene encoding vacuolar protein sorting-associated protein 32 homolog 2 — translation MFNRLFGKPKQETNALTTLDKLNETLEMLEKKEKVLVRKAAAEVEKAKELAKARNKRAAVQCLKRKRLYEQQIEQLGNFQLRIHDQMIMLEGAKATTETVDALRTGASAMKAMQKATNIDDVDKTMDEINEQTENMKQIQDALSTPIGAAADFDEDELEAELEELEGAELEEQLLQPATTAPAAPVQVPAGRQPVRPVPQKHTAEEDELAALQAEMAL, via the exons ATGTTTAATCGACTGTTCGGGAAACCTAAGCAGGAAACAAATGCTCTAACCACGTTAGATAAATTAAATGAG ACCCTTGAAATgttagagaaaaaagaaaaagtacttGTGAGAAAAGCAGCTGCAGAGGTTGAAAAGGCGAAGGAACTTGCAAAAGCAAGAAACAAGAGAG CGGCTGTACAGTGCTTGAAGAGGAAGAGACTATATGAACAGCAAATAGAACAGCTTGGAAACTTCCAGCTTCGTATTCATGATCAA ATGATAATGTTAGAAGGTGCCAAAGCCACAACCGAGACTGTAGATGCTTTGAGAACTGGAGCATCTGCAATGAAGGCAATGCAGAAAGCAAC TAATATAGATGATGTTGACAAAACAATGGATGAGATCAATGAACAAACCGAGAACATGAAACAGATTCAGGATGCACTTTCAACTCCTATTGGAGCTGCAGCTGATTTTGATGAG GATGAATTGGAAGCAGAACTCGAAGAACTTGAAGGTGCTGAGTTGGAGGAACAGCTTCTGCAGCCAGCAACAACTGCTCCAGCAGCTCCAGTCCAAGTGCCTGCTGGCAGACAACCAGTTCGTCCTGTTCCTCAGAAGCATACTGCTGAGGAAGATGAACTTGCTGCATTGCAGGCTGAGATGGCACTTTAA
- the LOC107894456 gene encoding zinc finger CCCH domain-containing protein 20, translated as MMLEETRQLNPTVLVPPWPYLGDDLAAENNFSDNGNPFYLQEALAALQCYLPSDEPGFESDSEISGLYNPGSPVDAYSCDHFRMFEFKVRRCGRGRSHDWTECPYAHPGEKARRRDPRKFHYSGMACSDFKKGNCRKGDSCEFAHGVFECWLHPARYRTLPCKDGSGCRRRVCFFAHTPDQLRVINFADSFDSSPPCTKAMSFSGSPPAECSPSVSPIAQPPTINTMVASLRNLRLGKVKSLPSSGFGSPKGSMIRPSLSSLPSTPTRNLTRPGIGYLDFECGEEFVMERVESGKHLRSKIFEKLSQANSLERVYSGLVSGGPDVDWVSDLVN; from the coding sequence ATGATGCTTGAAGAAACTCGTCAACTCAATCCGACGGTCCTCGTTCCGCCTTGGCCTTATCTAGGCGATGATCTAGCAGCGGAGAACAACTTCAGTGATAACGGCAACCCCTTTTACCTCCAGGAAGCGTTAGCAGCGCTGCAATGTTACTTGCCGTCCGACGAGCCGGGTTTCGAGTCGGATTCCGAGATTTCGGGCCTTTACAATCCGGGTTCTCCAGTCGATGCTTACTCGTGCGATCATTTTCGGATGTTTGAGTTCAAAGTCCGGCGGTGCGGGCGTGGCCGGTCGCATGATTGGACCGAGTGTCCATACGCTCATCCCGGCGAGAAAGCTCGCCGGAGGGACCCGAGGAAGTTTCATTATTCCGGTATGGCTTGCTCCGATTTCAAGAAAGGGAATTGTCGGAAAGGAGACTCTTGCGAGTTCGCTCATGGAGTTTTTGAGTGCTGGCTACACCCTGCTCGTTACCGAACCCTGCCGTGTAAAGACGGGTCGGGTTGTCGGCGTCGGGTCTGTTTCTTTGCTCATACTCCGGACCAGCTTAGGGTTATCAACTTTGCTGATTCTTTTGATAGTTCACCACCTTGTACGAAAGCAATGTCGTTTTCCGGTTCTCCACCGGCCGAGTGTTCGCCATCGGTTTCACCTATAGCTCAGCCGCCTACTATTAACACTATGGTGGCTTCTTTAAGGAACTTGCGGCTCGGTAAAGTCAAGTCTTTACCTTCTTCTGGTTTCGGGTCTCCAAAAGGGTCAATGATCCGACCCAGTTTATCTAGCCTACCTAGTACTCCGACTCGAAACCTGACCCGTCCTGGGATTGGGTACTTGGATTTCGAGTGTGGAGAAGAGTTTGTGATGGAAAGAGTGGAATCGGGAAAGCACTTGCGttcaaaaatatttgagaaaCTGAGCCAAGCGAATTCTTTGGAAAGGGTTTACTCGGGTCTGGTTTCCGGAGGTCCAGATGTGGATTGGGTTTCGGACCTGGTGAACTGA